In Psychrobacter ciconiae, the following are encoded in one genomic region:
- a CDS encoding fasciclin domain-containing protein: protein MLKKSLLPLSIAAMMSLAACSNNTTPADDTDAVTTEPATPASTTEAESAPAVVPEAPIDEMDPAAANVSDKTIGEIAAETPDLSLLTEALKDVGLDNTLMSENGRFTVFAPTNAAFEALLTKLNVTKEQLFEDKEMLKAVLSYHVIPEQEVKAADIPYDTDIKTVNGQTFMIDKDNMITDASGNKASIAKTDILASNGVVHVIDSVLLPKE, encoded by the coding sequence ATGCTAAAAAAAAGCTTACTTCCGCTATCGATTGCTGCCATGATGAGCCTTGCTGCTTGTAGCAATAACACCACGCCAGCGGATGATACCGATGCGGTGACCACTGAGCCGGCAACGCCTGCCTCAACCACTGAAGCTGAGAGTGCTCCTGCGGTTGTTCCTGAAGCCCCAATCGATGAGATGGACCCTGCAGCTGCCAACGTGTCTGACAAAACCATCGGCGAAATCGCAGCTGAAACGCCTGATTTGAGCCTCTTGACCGAAGCGCTTAAAGACGTAGGACTCGATAACACTTTGATGTCTGAAAACGGTCGCTTTACGGTGTTTGCACCGACCAACGCGGCATTTGAAGCGTTATTAACCAAGCTGAACGTGACCAAAGAGCAGCTTTTTGAAGATAAAGAAATGCTCAAAGCCGTGCTTAGCTATCACGTGATTCCTGAGCAAGAAGTTAAAGCCGCGGACATTCCTTATGATACGGACATCAAAACGGTCAACGGTCAGACCTTTATGATTGACAAAGACAATATGATTACCGATGCCAGCGGCAATAAAGCCAGCATCGCCAAAACTGACATTTTAGCCAGTAACGGCGTGGTTCACGTGATTGACAGCGTGTTGCTACCAAAAGAGTAG